The following are encoded together in the Candidatus Methylomirabilis oxygeniifera genome:
- a CDS encoding Uncharacterized 28.2 kDa protein in hemB 3'region, which yields MPEKEELRTLLDFAVDAARQAGEITMEYFQTALSPERKPDRTFVTAADRQAEERLRALIRQAYPDHGILGEEFGEQQGSSGWTWIIDPLDGTASFLHGVPLFGVLLGLEVEGEVVLGVANFPALGEVVYAARGLGCFWNGRRAVVSGVDDLKEALLLYTDGAGFEPYGREAAFRHLTAAARMHRSWGDCYGHILVATGRAEVMLDPVMNIWDCAALLPILREAGGTFTDWQGRPTIRGGDAISTNRRLLDQVMHVVKKGK from the coding sequence ATGCCGGAAAAGGAAGAGCTGCGGACACTTCTGGACTTTGCCGTCGATGCGGCCCGGCAGGCCGGCGAGATCACCATGGAATATTTCCAGACCGCTTTGTCGCCGGAGCGAAAACCGGACCGAACCTTTGTGACGGCGGCTGACCGTCAAGCTGAGGAGAGGCTCCGGGCGTTAATCCGACAGGCCTACCCGGACCACGGCATTCTTGGGGAAGAGTTCGGCGAGCAGCAGGGCAGCTCCGGCTGGACCTGGATCATCGACCCGCTCGACGGGACCGCCTCTTTCCTTCACGGTGTTCCGCTCTTCGGTGTCCTGCTTGGATTAGAGGTCGAGGGAGAGGTTGTTCTGGGGGTGGCGAACTTTCCCGCGCTGGGTGAGGTGGTCTATGCCGCCAGAGGGTTAGGCTGCTTCTGGAACGGGCGTCGCGCTGTCGTGTCAGGTGTAGACGATCTGAAGGAGGCGCTGCTCCTGTACACCGACGGCGCCGGCTTCGAGCCGTATGGACGGGAGGCGGCCTTCCGTCATCTGACCGCCGCCGCTCGGATGCACCGGAGCTGGGGCGATTGTTACGGTCACATTCTGGTTGCAACGGGACGGGCGGAGGTGATGCTCGATCCGGTGATGAACATCTGGGACTGTGCGGCACTGCTGCCGATCCTGCGGGAGGCGGGTGGAACCTTTACGGATTGGCAGGGGCGGCCGACTATCCGTGGCGGGGATGCCATCTCGACCAATAGGCGGTTACTTGATCAGGTGATGCACGTTGTCAAGAAGGGGAAGTAA
- a CDS encoding protein of unknown function (Evidence 5 : No homology to any previously reported sequences) encodes MPFQGLVNVFHAPPLPTNDEELFVTSPQTDDLDSLDVVQHLVYEPVLNADPAR; translated from the coding sequence TTGCCGTTCCAGGGGCTTGTCAATGTTTTTCACGCACCGCCGTTGCCGACAAACGACGAGGAGTTATTCGTAACGAGTCCACAGACGGATGACCTTGACAGTCTTGATGTTGTCCAGCACCTGGTATACGAGCCGGTGTTGAATGCTGATCCTGCGAGATAG
- a CDS encoding Lipase (Class 3): protein MLETYQPIAGIHDVLLVAFIHGWHHNADPEDGNVKEFRRLLTKLSHVESNGGTGRKVLGVYIGWRGESITIPVINATTFWDRKNTAHKVGQQGVTEVLLKLEEIVNVKAGMDAATAQPLKSRLVTIGHSFGGAVLYTALQQILEDRFIDSRQYKTSTGDANGMGDLVVLMNPAFEALRYATLYDISQDYCRSYRLGQFVQLPKLAILTSETDRATGWAFPVGRFFSTFFETHTTLNRHRCTDIGKIDPMKIAEGEADRHAVGHFRPYLTHRLIPVTTSAKRGTNFNYRALQNLWSRQEISGSFTFENTKLMHLGKTVPNNPYLNIQVDRHLIEGHNDIWHDDIVNFLRDLIMISTTPGQLAQ, encoded by the coding sequence GTGTTGGAGACTTATCAACCCATAGCCGGCATCCACGATGTGTTGCTCGTCGCGTTCATCCACGGTTGGCATCACAATGCTGATCCTGAAGACGGCAATGTCAAAGAATTTCGTCGGCTGCTCACTAAACTGTCGCATGTTGAATCCAACGGCGGCACAGGACGTAAAGTACTGGGGGTGTACATCGGCTGGCGCGGAGAATCTATTACCATCCCGGTGATTAACGCCACGACTTTCTGGGATCGAAAAAACACGGCTCATAAGGTGGGGCAACAAGGCGTGACAGAGGTCTTGCTGAAACTGGAAGAGATAGTCAACGTCAAAGCCGGTATGGACGCAGCAACAGCTCAACCGCTTAAAAGCCGTCTAGTGACCATTGGACACAGCTTTGGCGGTGCCGTACTGTATACGGCCTTACAGCAAATCCTTGAAGATCGTTTTATAGACAGTCGTCAGTATAAAACATCTACCGGCGACGCAAATGGTATGGGCGATCTGGTGGTATTAATGAACCCGGCATTTGAAGCGCTGCGTTATGCGACACTGTACGATATTTCGCAGGACTATTGCCGCAGCTATCGTCTCGGTCAATTCGTTCAATTACCAAAACTGGCAATTCTCACTTCAGAAACTGACCGGGCTACCGGCTGGGCTTTCCCTGTAGGACGTTTTTTTTCAACTTTTTTTGAAACGCATACAACCCTTAACCGACATCGTTGCACGGATATCGGTAAAATAGACCCGATGAAAATTGCAGAAGGCGAAGCAGATCGGCATGCCGTCGGCCACTTTAGACCTTATCTTACGCACCGCCTCATTCCCGTAACAACCTCTGCAAAACGCGGTACGAATTTTAATTATCGCGCCTTACAAAATCTCTGGTCACGGCAGGAGATATCCGGTTCATTTACATTTGAAAATACAAAACTGATGCACCTGGGGAAGACCGTACCCAATAACCCTTATCTCAATATTCAGGTAGATCGGCATTTGATTGAGGGCCACAACGATATTTGGCATGATGATATTGTGAATTTCCTGCGTGATTTGATTATGATTTCAACCACTCCAGGGCAATTAGCGCAATAG
- a CDS encoding protein of unknown function (Evidence 5 : No homology to any previously reported sequences) — translation MCGRRHSASHAADAFAETTSMAIVWKCLICGYYHQDDRPPDHCPSCGAPREEFVLVEED, via the coding sequence GTGTGCGGGCGTCGGCATTCGGCATCACACGCGGCAGACGCATTCGCGGAGACCACAAGCATGGCTATTGTCTGGAAGTGCCTCATCTGCGGTTATTACCATCAGGACGATCGACCGCCGGACCACTGTCCGAGCTGTGGCGCGCCCAGAGAAGAGTTCGTTCTTGTAGAGGAGGACTGA
- a CDS encoding conserved protein of unknown function (Evidence 4 : Homologs of previously reported genes of unknown function), giving the protein MQPTVLPYAAKHADLPAKPVVVDARLARPARRLNAHDSQQPASCPDRCVMGRGRRPR; this is encoded by the coding sequence TTGCAGCCGACCGTGCTACCGTACGCGGCAAAGCACGCCGACTTGCCGGCGAAGCCGGTTGTGGTTGACGCGCGTCTTGCCAGACCCGCACGGCGGCTGAACGCGCACGATAGCCAGCAACCAGCCTCATGCCCAGACCGTTGCGTCATGGGCCGGGGTCGAAGACCTCGTTGA
- a CDS encoding Universal stress protein-like (fragment), with protein MLPQYQKVLVTTDLSPLGNTAVPHAYGILAGRGGTVILLCAVDVSGMPDPLYSQPTPGETLAEERAEIREDLFSSLEALVPEEVRAEGKVKTEVRVVEIAGSVHDAICEEAETKGADLIVMASHGYSGMKHLLLGSVVEHVLRSADRPVLVVRARE; from the coding sequence ATGTTGCCACAATATCAGAAAGTGCTGGTGACCACAGATCTCTCGCCCCTTGGAAATACCGCGGTCCCTCATGCCTATGGCATCCTGGCAGGACGGGGCGGCACTGTCATCCTTTTGTGCGCGGTTGACGTATCCGGGATGCCGGACCCGCTCTACTCCCAGCCTACGCCTGGGGAGACGCTTGCTGAGGAGCGGGCAGAGATACGGGAAGATCTATTCTCTTCGCTGGAAGCGCTTGTGCCTGAGGAAGTTCGCGCAGAGGGAAAGGTGAAAACGGAGGTGCGAGTGGTGGAGATCGCCGGATCGGTCCATGATGCGATCTGCGAGGAAGCTGAGACCAAGGGGGCGGATCTCATCGTCATGGCATCCCACGGCTATTCCGGGATGAAGCACCTGCTCCTGGGCTCGGTAGTAGAGCATGTGCTGCGGTCGGCCGATCGACCGGTCCTCGTTGTCCGTGCTCGGGAGTGA
- the suhB gene encoding Inositol-1-monophosphatase (IMPase) (Inositol-1-phosphatase) (I-1-Pase), producing MDIDMIRMVALRAAKEAGAILRQGLEQSRTIEYKGVKNLVTTVDRRSEAAIADLIRRKLPHHSVVCEEGTRLDGDSGYRWLIDPLDGTTNYAHGYPCFSVSIGVEKDGELIFGLVYDPNLEELFTAERGAGAFLNGKRLQVSTIHILSDALLATGFPNDVAGTKNNNLDYFVRFMKHAQGIRRPGSAALDLCYVAAGRFDAFWELKLYPWDMAAGVLMVTEAGGRITDLRGGPHHLSNPQIVASNGLLHEEMLRILALEG from the coding sequence ATGGACATTGACATGATACGCATGGTGGCGCTGCGGGCCGCAAAGGAGGCCGGCGCGATCCTTCGTCAGGGACTCGAGCAGAGTCGAACCATTGAATACAAGGGCGTGAAGAACCTCGTTACCACCGTGGATCGCCGCTCGGAGGCAGCGATCGCCGACCTGATTCGGCGCAAGTTGCCCCACCATAGCGTGGTGTGCGAGGAGGGGACCAGACTTGACGGCGACTCCGGATACCGCTGGCTCATCGATCCGCTGGACGGCACCACGAATTATGCCCACGGCTATCCCTGTTTTTCGGTATCGATCGGTGTGGAAAAGGACGGCGAGCTGATCTTTGGGTTAGTCTACGATCCGAACCTGGAGGAGCTATTCACGGCCGAGCGAGGCGCAGGAGCATTCTTGAACGGCAAGCGATTACAGGTCTCGACCATCCACATACTGTCGGACGCCCTGCTGGCCACCGGATTTCCGAATGACGTCGCGGGCACGAAGAATAATAACCTCGATTATTTTGTGAGGTTCATGAAGCACGCGCAGGGTATCCGTCGCCCAGGCTCCGCAGCCCTTGACCTGTGTTATGTGGCCGCCGGCCGATTCGACGCCTTCTGGGAGCTGAAGCTGTATCCGTGGGACATGGCGGCAGGCGTGCTGATGGTCACAGAGGCGGGCGGCCGTATAACCGATCTTCGCGGTGGGCCGCATCACCTCTCGAACCCCCAGATCGTGGCCAGCAACGGCCTGCTCCATGAGGAGATGCTCCGCATCCTGGCCCTGGAGGGTTAA
- a CDS encoding protein of unknown function (Evidence 5 : No homology to any previously reported sequences) — translation MACGWWPVALRDNRYGHFVHELVAPVDVTSGSHELMISEQEVPSRPKVGMLISDIAAVPVRPFA, via the coding sequence GTGGCTTGCGGCTGGTGGCCTGTTGCTCTTCGTGACAATCGCTATGGTCATTTCGTTCATGAGTTAGTGGCTCCGGTAGATGTAACTTCAGGATCGCACGAACTCATGATATCAGAGCAAGAAGTTCCCAGTAGGCCGAAGGTTGGAATGCTCATTTCCGATATCGCGGCTGTACCGGTGAGACCTTTCGCCTAG
- a CDS encoding Kelch repeat-containing protein precursor, which translates to MAGTAFLLVALGVWAVGLGGWRTASPMPLERTEVAMAALDGKIYVIGGFKAFFIGGVTDAVQKYDPALDRWEDRAPLPEALHHVAAAGIDGKLYVVGGYRQVWPWQPVASLWRYDPAINRWEARRSMPTARGAPAVAVINGKLYAVGGMTSQVLDVHEEYDPVTDTWRKRAPMPTARDHLAAAALGGKLYAVGGRVGTRVGTLGENLAATEVYDPVADRWETRQPMPTARGGIGAAALGGRLFVFGGEESAGTFAQTEAYDPVTDRWTALAPMPTARHGLGAAAVGGKIFVIGGGVKPGASKSGLNEVFDPGP; encoded by the coding sequence GTGGCCGGGACAGCTTTCCTCCTTGTCGCGCTTGGTGTCTGGGCTGTCGGCTTGGGGGGTTGGCGTACAGCCTCGCCCATGCCGCTCGAACGAACCGAGGTGGCGATGGCAGCTCTCGATGGAAAAATCTACGTGATCGGGGGTTTCAAGGCGTTCTTCATTGGCGGCGTCACCGATGCCGTTCAGAAGTACGACCCGGCTCTTGACCGGTGGGAGGACCGGGCACCGCTCCCCGAGGCACTGCATCACGTGGCAGCCGCCGGCATAGACGGTAAGCTGTACGTGGTCGGCGGGTATCGCCAAGTCTGGCCCTGGCAACCGGTAGCGAGCCTTTGGCGCTACGATCCGGCTATCAATCGCTGGGAGGCAAGACGGTCGATGCCGACGGCGAGGGGGGCGCCGGCTGTAGCCGTAATAAATGGAAAACTGTACGCAGTGGGGGGAATGACTAGCCAAGTACTCGACGTCCATGAGGAGTACGATCCGGTGACGGATACCTGGCGTAAGCGGGCACCCATGCCGACAGCTCGCGATCACCTTGCGGCCGCGGCCCTGGGTGGCAAACTATATGCGGTGGGTGGTCGCGTCGGAACGCGCGTTGGAACGCTGGGCGAGAATCTGGCTGCGACCGAGGTCTACGATCCGGTCGCTGACCGCTGGGAGACGAGGCAGCCGATGCCGACCGCCAGGGGTGGCATCGGCGCCGCGGCCTTGGGCGGCCGGCTGTTTGTCTTCGGCGGCGAGGAATCTGCCGGGACCTTCGCCCAGACGGAAGCCTACGATCCGGTCACTGACCGCTGGACGGCTCTGGCGCCGATGCCGACGGCCCGACATGGCCTCGGTGCGGCAGCCGTCGGCGGCAAGATCTTTGTCATCGGGGGTGGCGTGAAGCCGGGTGCCTCAAAGAGTGGTCTCAACGAGGTCTTCGACCCCGGCCCATGA
- a CDS encoding protein of unknown function (Evidence 5 : No homology to any previously reported sequences) has protein sequence MPMTGVHLALEPTAYSVRCASASGGGSPPALDVRNFRAVFFTPYSVHPEWVEPRHGPGQKAWKGETCEYCGGPIVEKHVTLHRQVRGQYVLIENVPAGVCTQCGTRYYAANVLKTIEESVRGRRAAEREVLVPVYSL, from the coding sequence ATGCCCATGACGGGCGTACACCTCGCATTGGAGCCGACCGCCTACAGCGTCCGCTGCGCTTCCGCTTCCGGCGGCGGCTCACCGCCAGCGTTGGACGTTCGGAACTTTCGAGCCGTGTTCTTCACGCCCTATAGCGTTCACCCTGAGTGGGTCGAGCCGCGTCATGGCCCCGGGCAGAAGGCCTGGAAAGGCGAGACTTGCGAGTATTGCGGTGGGCCTATCGTCGAAAAGCACGTGACGTTGCATCGCCAGGTGCGTGGACAATATGTTCTGATTGAAAATGTTCCCGCTGGTGTATGTACTCAATGCGGCACACGTTATTATGCCGCGAATGTGCTGAAGACGATAGAAGAAAGCGTTCGCGGGCGTCGAGCAGCGGAACGCGAGGTGCTCGTACCAGTGTACTCGCTATAA
- a CDS encoding protein of unknown function (Evidence 5 : No homology to any previously reported sequences), with amino-acid sequence MLHFDKTKAPILHHDSRYSRMLTDMSYINIITLLLVLACSLIDKILAGG; translated from the coding sequence TTGCTGCATTTTGATAAGACCAAGGCGCCAATTCTCCACCATGACTCTCGTTACTCTCGGATGCTTACCGATATGTCATATATAAATATCATAACATTACTTTTGGTGCTTGCTTGCTCACTTATTGACAAGATTCTCGCGGGGGGATAA
- the cstA gene encoding Carbon starvation protein A: protein MSLPSLAVILLVGIAVGYRLYSRFVARQYGLDDTHLTPACEMNDGVDYVPTKPFYLLGQHFSAIAAAGPIAGPIMAAQIFGWLPCLLWIGLGTIFIGAVHDFSSLAASVKHRARSIAEIVRLYLGQRGWLAMMLFIWLALIYVIVAFTDITASTFVGKTEEFEGETFAFNPGGAVAAASTMYLLLAVLMGLIQRRFDPPLWLQTIIFVPATLGVVWFGTKISTLLILDVKMWGVLILAYCFAASLLPMWLLLQPRGYLGGFILYLTLFVGLIGIFFGGFQVEQESFKTWRAPGMTGALFPFLFVTIACGACSGFHGLVCSGTTSKQIEKESHCRPVGYGAMLLEGFVAFIALATVMIVAQPQLQGMAPGKIYGDGIGRFLAILIGPEHLRFAMTFGAMAFSTFVFDTLDVSTRLSRYIIQELFNWSGKKGAMLATALTIALPLFLIMRSGEGAYRLFWTLFGTGNQLLAALTLLGITVWLKRSARPTWFALFPMLFVMTMTIWSLVIQAREAYAVILQEGIVLNTTILNGVVSVSLLCLAAILIIEALRALAQPVMSTVKAPTT, encoded by the coding sequence ATGAGTCTTCCGTCGCTGGCTGTCATCCTGCTGGTGGGGATCGCGGTCGGGTATCGGCTGTACAGTCGGTTTGTGGCCAGACAGTACGGCTTGGACGATACACACCTCACCCCGGCGTGCGAGATGAATGACGGGGTGGATTATGTGCCGACGAAGCCCTTCTACCTGCTGGGCCAGCACTTCAGCGCCATCGCTGCCGCAGGTCCTATTGCCGGCCCGATTATGGCCGCCCAGATATTCGGGTGGCTTCCCTGTCTGCTCTGGATCGGTCTGGGGACTATCTTCATCGGGGCGGTCCATGACTTCTCCAGCCTGGCGGCGTCGGTCAAGCACCGTGCCCGGTCGATCGCCGAGATCGTCCGTCTCTACCTGGGACAGCGTGGCTGGCTCGCCATGATGCTCTTTATCTGGCTTGCCCTGATCTACGTGATCGTGGCCTTTACCGACATCACGGCGAGCACCTTCGTGGGCAAGACGGAAGAGTTTGAGGGGGAGACCTTCGCATTCAACCCTGGTGGGGCCGTGGCCGCCGCCAGCACGATGTACCTGCTCCTGGCCGTCCTCATGGGATTGATCCAGAGGCGGTTCGACCCGCCGCTCTGGCTCCAGACGATCATCTTCGTCCCGGCAACCTTAGGCGTCGTCTGGTTCGGCACAAAGATCTCGACGCTCCTCATCCTGGATGTAAAGATGTGGGGGGTCCTGATCCTGGCCTACTGCTTTGCGGCCTCTCTTTTGCCGATGTGGCTGCTCCTCCAGCCGAGGGGGTACCTCGGTGGATTTATCCTCTACCTGACCCTCTTTGTCGGCCTCATCGGAATCTTCTTCGGCGGGTTTCAAGTCGAGCAGGAGAGCTTCAAGACCTGGCGCGCGCCGGGAATGACCGGCGCGCTGTTCCCGTTTCTCTTTGTCACCATCGCCTGCGGGGCCTGTTCCGGATTCCATGGCCTGGTCTGTTCCGGAACGACGTCAAAACAGATCGAGAAGGAGAGCCACTGCCGGCCAGTGGGGTACGGCGCCATGCTGCTGGAAGGGTTCGTAGCCTTTATCGCGCTGGCGACCGTCATGATCGTGGCCCAACCCCAGCTCCAGGGAATGGCGCCCGGTAAGATTTATGGGGACGGGATTGGCAGGTTTCTTGCGATCCTCATCGGGCCGGAACACCTTCGATTCGCAATGACCTTCGGGGCCATGGCCTTTTCCACCTTTGTCTTTGACACGCTGGATGTCAGCACCCGTCTGAGCCGCTACATCATTCAAGAGCTGTTCAACTGGTCGGGGAAGAAGGGGGCGATGCTGGCGACCGCACTCACGATAGCGCTTCCCCTCTTTCTCATCATGAGATCGGGCGAAGGCGCGTATCGACTCTTTTGGACCCTCTTCGGGACCGGCAATCAACTCCTGGCGGCCCTGACCCTGTTGGGGATTACGGTCTGGCTCAAGAGGTCGGCTCGACCGACCTGGTTCGCCCTGTTCCCGATGCTCTTCGTTATGACCATGACGATCTGGTCCCTGGTCATCCAGGCGCGGGAGGCCTATGCAGTCATTCTGCAAGAGGGTATCGTCCTAAACACGACGATCTTGAATGGGGTTGTCAGTGTGAGCCTGCTGTGTCTCGCGGCTATTCTGATCATTGAGGCGTTGCGAGCCCTCGCCCAACCGGTGATGTCTACCGTCAAGGCCCCCACTACCTGA
- a CDS encoding protein of unknown function (Evidence 5 : No homology to any previously reported sequences): MHVLIRGDLLGVRPVVARGAGLRPSPKGLDTPPDPTAARAARTGVIRDVIGQKSAEAIVGGTAAAVRSPKGRTRWRKEEP; the protein is encoded by the coding sequence GTGCATGTCCTTATCCGGGGAGATCTGCTCGGCGTGCGGCCCGTGGTCGCCAGGGGAGCCGGACTGAGGCCCAGCCCGAAAGGGCTGGATACGCCACCGGACCCTACCGCGGCCCGGGCAGCGCGTACCGGAGTAATCCGGGACGTAATCGGGCAGAAGTCAGCAGAGGCCATAGTAGGCGGGACGGCCGCAGCGGTCCGATCGCCCAAGGGCCGAACACGATGGCGCAAGGAGGAGCCGTGA
- a CDS encoding protein of unknown function (Evidence 5 : No homology to any previously reported sequences) produces the protein MCSRARSAPGFFQFVVNSDDQPLGILFSKLCLHRAALRIKSQDLLQRKHPAHHNHGRYLDLLTSGG, from the coding sequence ATGTGTAGCCGGGCGCGGTCTGCGCCCGGCTTTTTCCAGTTTGTGGTCAATTCTGATGACCAGCCGCTCGGCATACTTTTCTCAAAGCTCTGCCTCCATCGAGCAGCGCTACGGATTAAATCCCAGGATCTTCTCCAGCGTAAGCATCCCGCTCACCACAACCATGGTCGGTATCTGGACCTTCTGACGTCAGGTGGTTGA
- a CDS encoding protein of unknown function (Evidence 5 : No homology to any previously reported sequences): MSTVEYALWAIVALFFLLVCSMIPMLVQLRRTARQAEDFLRVVECELRPMLVELKDVIGNLNRASDQVTSGLGKMGGTFDSIAEAGQTVRNVNQLVQQFVFPKLITGAAFSTGLRVGLKTLIVRLIGRR, encoded by the coding sequence ATGTCCACGGTAGAGTATGCGTTATGGGCGATTGTGGCCCTATTCTTCCTCCTGGTGTGCAGCATGATCCCCATGCTTGTGCAGCTTCGGAGGACTGCCAGACAGGCTGAGGATTTTCTCAGGGTGGTCGAGTGTGAATTACGACCTATGCTGGTCGAACTGAAAGACGTCATCGGAAATCTTAATCGCGCCTCTGACCAAGTGACCAGCGGGCTAGGGAAAATGGGCGGGACGTTTGACTCGATTGCCGAAGCGGGGCAAACCGTACGGAATGTGAATCAATTAGTACAGCAATTCGTTTTTCCGAAGCTGATCACCGGCGCTGCCTTTTCGACCGGCCTTCGGGTTGGCCTGAAAACTCTTATCGTACGGCTCATAGGAAGGAGGTGA
- a CDS encoding conserved protein of unknown function (Evidence 4 : Homologs of previously reported genes of unknown function), whose protein sequence is MTDMSEERGCAPASVALAFIVGGVLGASLALLFAPEGGRQTRTRLRDLATDVKDRSTDLVDDVRDRVEDVFGVGKEVFEEKKAILTAAYQAGKEAMDRERGKLQER, encoded by the coding sequence GTGACGGACATGAGTGAAGAACGGGGATGTGCTCCTGCATCTGTTGCTCTCGCGTTTATCGTTGGCGGTGTGCTTGGGGCAAGTCTGGCGCTCCTATTCGCTCCTGAGGGGGGCCGACAGACCCGCACTCGCCTCAGAGACCTCGCGACAGACGTCAAGGATCGGAGCACCGATCTCGTGGATGACGTCAGGGATCGGGTCGAGGATGTGTTCGGGGTAGGCAAAGAGGTCTTTGAAGAGAAAAAGGCGATCCTCACCGCCGCCTATCAGGCCGGTAAGGAGGCGATGGACAGAGAGCGAGGCAAGCTGCAAGAGAGATAA
- a CDS encoding Maturase; integron/retron-type RNA-directed DNA polymerase (Reverse transcriptase); part of type II intron, producing the protein MSRSEETSNPSGGVCHRRGPTQPALHDHLMERVLDRANLQRAWKQVQANRGAPGIDGMTVDEFPTFARAHWADIRQALFDGVYQPSPARRVFIPKPGGRGQRPLGIPIVLDRLICQAIQQVLTPIFDPHFSESSFGFRPRRAAHGALRQVTRVLREGRRMAVDLDLAQFFDQVSHDVLIVRLSRRVSDRRLLALIGRYLRAGVLAGEVIQATELGTPQGSPLSPLLGNILLDDLDKELERRRLRFARYADDLLIVVNSVRAGLRVKASLTRYLTRRLKLVVNEAKSRVCPIRECTFLGFTFRGSKLRWSDEAFADFQYRVRQLTGRSWGVSMSYRLRRLAQYLRGWMNYFGISEYYRPVPEIDHWIRRRLRMCYWKQWRWARTKVRHLLALGTSRSHAILTAISRKSYWHLSKTLATQTGMTNQWLASQGLLSVRALWIKAHGYA; encoded by the coding sequence GTGAGCCGCTCGGAGGAGACGTCGAACCCGTCCGGGGGAGTCTGCCACCGGCGCGGCCCCACGCAGCCAGCCTTGCACGACCACCTCATGGAGCGGGTGCTGGACCGTGCGAACCTGCAACGGGCGTGGAAACAAGTCCAAGCCAACCGAGGTGCCCCGGGCATCGACGGCATGACGGTAGACGAGTTCCCCACCTTTGCCCGTGCGCACTGGGCCGATATCCGCCAAGCCCTGTTCGATGGCGTCTATCAGCCTTCTCCCGCACGGCGGGTGTTCATCCCTAAGCCCGGTGGTCGTGGTCAGCGTCCGCTGGGCATCCCCATCGTCCTGGATCGGCTGATCTGTCAAGCCATTCAGCAGGTCCTCACGCCGATCTTCGACCCGCACTTCTCGGAGTCGAGCTTCGGCTTCCGGCCTCGTCGCGCTGCCCACGGAGCCCTCAGGCAGGTAACGCGCGTCCTCCGGGAAGGCCGCCGCATGGCCGTGGATCTTGATCTGGCTCAGTTTTTCGACCAGGTCTCCCACGACGTGCTGATCGTCCGATTGAGCCGCAGGGTGTCCGATAGGCGCCTGCTGGCTTTGATCGGCCGCTACCTGCGGGCGGGCGTCCTGGCCGGGGAGGTCATTCAGGCAACCGAACTCGGGACCCCACAAGGGTCTCCGCTTTCGCCGTTGCTCGGCAACATCCTGTTGGACGACCTCGACAAGGAACTGGAACGACGCCGGCTGCGTTTTGCCCGTTACGCTGATGATCTGCTCATCGTGGTCAACAGCGTGCGGGCCGGCCTGCGCGTCAAGGCCAGCCTCACCCGGTACCTGACCCGCCGGTTGAAACTGGTCGTCAATGAAGCCAAGAGCCGCGTGTGTCCCATCCGCGAGTGCACCTTCCTCGGGTTCACCTTTCGAGGGAGCAAACTCCGCTGGTCGGACGAGGCCTTCGCAGACTTCCAATACCGGGTCCGTCAACTGACCGGTCGCAGTTGGGGGGTCTCGATGTCCTACCGGCTCCGCCGACTTGCCCAGTACCTGAGAGGCTGGATGAACTACTTTGGCATCTCGGAGTATTACCGGCCCGTGCCGGAAATCGACCACTGGATTCGACGGCGTCTCCGTATGTGCTATTGGAAACAGTGGCGCTGGGCGCGAACCAAGGTGCGTCACCTTCTGGCCTTGGGGACCAGCCGGAGTCATGCGATCCTGACCGCCATTAGTCGGAAAAGCTACTGGCATCTGTCCAAGACCCTGGCAACCCAGACCGGCATGACCAATCAGTGGCTTGCCAGCCAGGGGCTTCTCTCGGTCCGTGCCCTGTGGATCAAGGCCCATGGCTACGCCTGA